The Xenopus laevis strain J_2021 chromosome 5L, Xenopus_laevis_v10.1, whole genome shotgun sequence genome has a segment encoding these proteins:
- the LOC121393789 gene encoding receptor-transporting protein 3-like encodes MLRLAKGNDRWSDEFDNQIEELDTTDLWILHVIENSLPNGGLKYEQTTFGSFQCSYCRCQWSSANVHIMFLITLAQDRKCGIVKMKISRQSCEICNSGMMKTPQISHENIKRIMKNLVVKINRTFYEQEDYGRLSRSINYYRKPKGPHNIEHCEMCQQDEEKEGLSPFLAVAGVAVGIGALVLAGMAFSKTKDSSKK; translated from the exons ATGCTCCGACTAGCAAAGGGCAATGACAGGTGGAGTGATGAGTTTGATAATCAAATAGAAGAACTGGATACTACTGACCTGTGGATACTGCATGTAATTGAAAATAGTTTACCAAATGGTGGACTAAAGTATGAGCAAACCACATTTGGAAG CTTTCAGTGCTCATACTGCAGATGTCAATGGAGTTCAGCCAATGTCCACATTATGTTCCTTATAACACTGGCCCAAGACCGTAAATGTGGCATTGTGAAGATGAAGATTTCCAGGCAGTCATGCGAGATATGCAATAGTGGTATGATGAAAACACCTCAGATTTcacatgaaaatattaaaagaattATGAAGAATTTGGTTGTGAAGATCAACCGCACTTTCTATGAGCAAGAAGACTATGGGCGACTTTCAAGGTCAATCAACTACTATAGAAAACCTAAAGGCCCTCATAACATAGAGCACTGTGAGATGTGCCAGCAAGATGAGGAGAAGGAAGGTTTATCACCATTTCTAGCTGTAGCAGGTGTTGCTGTAGGGATTGGGGCTTTAGTATTAGCTGGTATGGCTTTTTCCAAAACTAAAGACTCCTCTAAAAAGTGA
- the rtp3a.2.L gene encoding receptor-transporting protein 3, producing MLRLAMGNDKWSVEFDNEIEELDTTDLWTLNVIENSLPNGGLKYERTTFGSFVCSNCRYHWSSVVTHLRFFIKLDRARKRGIVNMRISRQSCKKCNLATMEKPHISDANLKIMIKNLVLKINRTFYEPKDYGRRSRPINYYSDQNGPHDKDHCEICQEDAHQEKKDEQGSFYLREDWEQGTSLHEKKTSEQGGSTALAVGVTAGVAAGLGALALACMAFANHKDSSKK from the exons ATGCTCCGACTAGCAATGGGCAATGACAAGTGGAGTGTTGAGTTTGATAATGAAATAGAAGAACTGGATACTACTGACCTGTGGACACTGAATGTGATTGAAAATAGTTTGCCAAATGGTGGACTAAAGTATGAGAGAACCACATTTGGCAG CTTTGTGTGCTCAAACTGTAGATATCATTGGAGTTCGGTCGTTACCCACCTCAGGTTCTTTATAAAACTGGACCGAGCACGTAAACGTGGCATTGTGAACATGAGGATTTCTAGGCAGTCGTGTAAGAAATGCAATCTTGCTACAATGGAAAAACCTCACATTTCAGATGCGAATTTGAAGATAATGATAAAGAATTTGGTCTTGAAGATTAACCGCACATTCTATGAGCCAAAAGACTATGGGCGACGTTCAAGGCCAATTAACTATTATAGCGACCAAAATGGCCCTCATGACAAAGATCACTGTGAGATTTGCCAGGAAGATGCTCATCAGGAGAAGAAAGATGAACAAGGATCATTTTATCTGAGGGAGGATTGGGAACAAGGTACCTCACTTCATGAGAAGAAGACAAGTGAGCAAGGTGGCTCAACAGCTCTAGCTGTAGGTGTCACTGCAGGTGTCGCTGCAGGGCTTGGGGCTTTAGCATTAGCTTGTATGGCTTTTGCCAATCATAAAGACTCCTCTAAAAAGTGA